In Vigna radiata var. radiata cultivar VC1973A chromosome 3, Vradiata_ver6, whole genome shotgun sequence, the following proteins share a genomic window:
- the LOC111241368 gene encoding proline-rich receptor-like protein kinase PERK12 has translation MSAQDPSGTMQASLHKKVLQDPEFGNHIGVGSVMVLNLVPSLHVSRAKQYLSIVHRNVIKVFPADIEPPTIELVKQTAKPVIRLPMWAENNKHVHEILKKFIPPPSDIPPPSDIPPTSDIPPPSDIPPPSDIPRPSDQPSTSTEPATN, from the exons ATGTCTGCACAGGATCCGTCAGGCACAATGCAGGCTTCGTTGCACAAGAAAGTTCTGCAAGATCCTGAATTTGGGAATCATATTGGTGTTGGCTCGGTTATGGTACTGAATCTT GTACCATCATTACATGTATCTCGGGCAAAGCAGTACCTCAGTATAGTGCATCGCAACGTCATCAAGGTGTTTCCGGCTGACATTGAACCACCAACCATTGAACTGGTCAAGCAAACAGCAAAACCTGTCATCCGCCTACCTATGTGGGCAGAGAACAACAAGCATGTCCATGAAATCCTCAAGAAATTCATTCCACCACCATCTGACATTCCACCACCATCTGACATTCCACCAACATCTGACATTCCACCACCATCTGACATTCCACCACCATCTGACATACCACGTCCATCTGACCAACCATCAACGTCCACAGAACCAGCCACCAATTAG